Within Desulfobacter sp., the genomic segment AAAAGACAATCCATTTATCGCCATCAACTGCGGCGCCCTGCCCGACACCCTCCTGGAATCCGAACTCTTCGGATACAAAAAGGGGGCCTTCACCCATGCGGTCAAGGACAAACCCGGCCAGTTCGCCCTGGCCGAAGGCGGAACGGTTTTTCTGGATGAAATCGGGGATACCAGCCCGGCCTTTCAGGTCCGGCTGCTCAGGGTGCTTCAGGAACACGAATACACCCCCCTGGGCGGGATCTCAAAGGAAAAGGCCAACGTCCGGATCATTGCCGCCACCAATAAAAACCTGGCCGTTCAGGTGGAAAAAAACGAATTCCGCCAGGATCTCTACTACCGGATCAACGTCATCCGCATTGCCCTGCCCCCCCTGCGCCAGCGGATGGAGGACATCCCCCTTCTGGTGGACCGGTTCATCTCCCGGCTGAACCTGCGCCAGAATAAATATATTGAAGGCATTGACCCGGAGGTGCTGGGCGCCTTCATGTCCCATGATTTCCCGGGCAATATCCGGGAACTGGAAAATATCATCGAACATGCCTTTGTCCTCTGCCCGGAAGGCTATATCAAGACCGTCCACCTGCCCGGTTTCCTGCCCGCAACCAGAGAAGCAGGCCCCAGGGAGGATGCGGATCCGGTAAAGGCGGCCCAGATCAAAATGATCTCAGACGCCCTGGCCCGCAACAATTACAACCGGAATGCAGCGGCCCGGGATCTTGGCATCCATAAAAGCACCCTGTTCCGGCGGATTAAAAAATTGGGCATCAAATTATAGGCCGGCGGCCCGGATACCGGCCGCAGGGGCCTGATAGCGCAATTGCAGCAGTCCGCCCCGGGAGGGTCTCATTTTTGCAACACCTCTTGGCATGGCCCTTCCCCTGCGGCTTCCGGTATTTTTCAGGCAAAACCCTTGTATCCCTAAGGATTAGCCTCTCTGAACCGATAAACCCACCTTCTGGGCACACCCTTTGCAAATATCTTCC encodes:
- a CDS encoding sigma 54-interacting transcriptional regulator codes for the protein MKQNNTPGPLTEDTTKIILDSISDGVFTVDYNWKITSFNRAAEEITGIPREEAVGRHCWEVFRSNMCEQDCALKKTMEQGKPFISTSAYIINSDQKRIPITASTALLIDKDNEVIGGVETFRDHSLVEALRKELTRSVKVEDIVSNSDAMKNIFTILPQIADSDASVLIEGETGTGKELMARAIHNMSHRKDNPFIAINCGALPDTLLESELFGYKKGAFTHAVKDKPGQFALAEGGTVFLDEIGDTSPAFQVRLLRVLQEHEYTPLGGISKEKANVRIIAATNKNLAVQVEKNEFRQDLYYRINVIRIALPPLRQRMEDIPLLVDRFISRLNLRQNKYIEGIDPEVLGAFMSHDFPGNIRELENIIEHAFVLCPEGYIKTVHLPGFLPATREAGPREDADPVKAAQIKMISDALARNNYNRNAAARDLGIHKSTLFRRIKKLGIKL